The Alosa sapidissima isolate fAloSap1 chromosome 8, fAloSap1.pri, whole genome shotgun sequence genome contains a region encoding:
- the LOC121715188 gene encoding uncharacterized protein LOC121715188 encodes MRGCIILISFAAVFYPITPIPSASPLDSEPVPTASVHKKSGCIRVNHCKCIMMDGSGIIDLGALGDADGFLEHLKPLRSVGSLATTEVMLSFSPCQPFSEPEDVTGTSCTDVAACLVVRFHKNSSRPMDRYLNYGRHIDNQFYYNSSTKTLSVSYSVLAYNHPLTVVHYHCSPNRSLSSTLTFSAEVPLQIWVESPCACPNACTLEDVGPGTILLIILCLSATAYFILGNSWEIPLNAD; translated from the exons ATGAGGGGATGCATTATCTTAATCAGTTTTGCGGCTGTTTTTTATCCGATTACACCGATTCCATCGGCGTCGCCTCTGGACTCCGAACCTGTACCGACCGCGTCGGTCCATAAGAAGAGCGGCTGCATCAGAGTGAACCACTGTAAATGCATCATGATGGACGGGTCCGGGATTATTGACCTGGGCGCGCTCGGGGACGCGGATGGCTTTCTAGAGCACCTCAAACCGCTGCGCTCAGTCGGCTCCCTGGCCACCACCGAGGTGATGTTGTCCTTCAGCCCCTGTCAGCCCTTTTCCGAGCCCGAGGACGTCACTGGGACGAGCTGCACTGACGTGGCCGCTTGTCTGgtagtcag ATTTCATAAAAACAGTTCAAGACCCATGGATCGGTATCTCAACTATGGAAGGCACATAGATAATCAGTTCTATTACAACAGTTCTACGAAGACACTAAGTGTGTCCTACTCGG tgctGGCGTACAATCACCCTCTGACGGTGGTCCACTACCACTGCAGCCCGAACCGCTCGCTCTCGTCCACCCTGACCTTCAGCGCGGAGGTGCCCCTGCAGATCTGGGTAGAGAGCCCCTGTGCATGCCCAAACGCCTGCACTCTGGAGGATGTGGGGCCTGGCACCATCTTACTCATCATCCTCTGCCTCAGCGCTACGGCCTACTTCATCTTAGGTAACTCATGGGAAATCCCCCTGAATGCAGACTAA